In Paraglaciecola sp. T6c, the sequence GCCCGTACCGAACAAAGTAATTTGTTGGAACGTTGCAATCATACCTAGTACCGTACCTAACAAACCAAGTAACGGAGCGATTGCTGCGAAAATCTTGATGATGTTAATACCGCTTTCAATCTTAGGTAGTTCTTTAAGGATCGCTTCATCAAGTTTCAATTCAAGATTCTCAGCATCAGTTGCTTTGTTATCTTTGTAAACTTGAAGGATACGACCAAGAGGGTTGCCATTTGAAGGGTTACCAGTGTTGTTTAACTGAGAACGCATTTTGCCGCTGATAATAGTCAGAGTAATAATCTTATAAAGACCAATAAGAAGACCAAGAATCAACATTGCTGTAATAACGTAACCCACTACACCACCAGCATGGTAACGCTCAGACATAGTTGCTTTTTCTTTAAGCAAGCCAAGAATACCGCCACGTGATGGATCTGCGTAGAAAGGCACTAAGCCAGATGTAGCTGATAGCAAATCTTGCGCTGAGCTAACTAGGTAACCGTCAGGTTGACGACCTAGAGGCTGAACGATTTCGTTTTGATCATCATATACCAAGTAACCTTGGTCACCAATCAAGTTAAACGTACCTACACGTACAACTTCTTGTGTAGTAGAACCACCATCCAAGCTGATAACTTCAGTTTGAAAACGTGATACTTGACCTGATTCAGTCATCTCAGTTTGAAGTGCGAACCATAAGTCTTCTAATTCCTGAATATTCGGAAGACCTTTAGACTCTTCTGACATGCTCTTCAAGAACTCGCCACGACCTGGGAATTCAGCACTTACGATAGACGTTGAAATCTGACCGAATGCTTCAGAAGATGCTTGACGAACAACACCAAACATTTCACCAAGGGTACCGGTTGCTTGATTAAGCTCCTGCTCTTTCTCTGCAAGGGCTACTTCATTATCTGAATATTTCTTGGCAAGGTTATCACCACGAGTCTGTTCAGCTTTAAGAGCAGATTGCGCTTTTCTCAAAAGAGCTTGTTTATCGGCACGTGCAGATTGGAATTCTGCTT encodes:
- a CDS encoding MotA/TolQ/ExbB proton channel family protein; the protein is MKTIYKSVLAAASVALFASSVHAATSLEDLLQEVKKNRVSEARINKEREAEFQSARADKQALLRKAQSALKAEQTRGDNLAKKYSDNEVALAEKEQELNQATGTLGEMFGVVRQASSEAFGQISTSIVSAEFPGRGEFLKSMSEESKGLPNIQELEDLWFALQTEMTESGQVSRFQTEVISLDGGSTTQEVVRVGTFNLIGDQGYLVYDDQNEIVQPLGRQPDGYLVSSAQDLLSATSGLVPFYADPSRGGILGLLKEKATMSERYHAGGVVGYVITAMLILGLLIGLYKIITLTIISGKMRSQLNNTGNPSNGNPLGRILQVYKDNKATDAENLELKLDEAILKELPKIESGINIIKIFAAIAPLLGLLGTVLGMIATFQQITLFGTGAPRLMAGSISMALVTTAQGIIAALPLILMHSIVAGRSKSIVHILDEQTAGIIAAHAESEKA